The genomic region TCTCCGAGACGCCCGACTTCGTCGACTCGTGGCCTCGGCACTGCGTCGTCGGCACGCCCGGCGCCGAGCTGCACGAGCCGCTGCGCGCCGACCACTTCGCCGCCGTGTTCCTCAAGGGTGAGTACGAGGCCGCGTACTCCGGCTTCGAGGGACGCGACTCCGGCGGCAGGCTCTTGGCCGACTGGTTGCGTGACGCCGGAGTCACGCACGTCGACGTCGTCGGCATCGCGACCGACCACTGCGTCCGGGCCACGGCGCTCGACGCCGCCCGTGAGGGCTTCGGCGTCCGCGTCATCGAGGGCCTCACGGCCGCCGTGACACCGGAGAACCTCATCCACGTGCGCCAGGAGCTCGCTGACGCCGGCGCCCGGGTCAGCCCGTCGCGCTGACCCGCTCGGCCAGCACGTCGTCGCTCGGCATCGTCTCGGGGAAGGTGCCCAGACGCGCCACGATGTGGCCGTTCGGGTAGCTCGCGACCCGCGCCAGGTCGCGCGCGTACGTCGGCTCACGTCGAGCGGGCAGGCGGGCGATCAGCCGGCCACGCAGGCGCAGGGCGGCCCGCGACGCCCAGCGCACCGGCGCCGGCGGCTTGCGGTAACCGAACGCCGCCAGCAGGTGGTCGTCCATCAGGCTCCGGGCAAAGGCGTCGACCGCGGGGGCGAGCGGCTTGGGGTAGAAGGAGATCAGCAGCTCGAGCGTGGCATCGGCGACCGCCCGCGTCTTGCGGTCCGGGGTGAAGTGCTCGGCCTCGTACGTGTCGAGGAGGCGGCTGAAGCCGGCGTAGTCGCCGGGCAGGTCCTTGATGCCCATGAGCGCGCCGATCCTGCTGTAGTACTCGACCGTCGCCTCGACCTCGTGCGGGCGGAGCGCGCGGTACCCGTAGTCGTCGACCCACCGCACCGGCATCACGACGAAGGTCGCGAGCACGTAGCGCATGTCGTCGTTGCTGATGTCGTAGCTGCCGTGCATCTGGTTCATGCGTCGCACGGACTGCCGCCCGACCTCGGAGTCGGGGCCGTGCTCGATGATCCCCTCGAGGATCAGGACGGTGTCGTCGTGCCGCCGCTGCGTGTCGGTCGTGAACTCCCCCGTGTCGAACAGCAGCCGCCCGATGCTCGGTACCGCATACGTGCGGAACAGCGCGAAGCTCAACGCCTGCTGCAGGTCCCAGGGGAACTCGTGCATCGACAGGATCTGGGTGACCCGCAGCCGGTCCTGCACGGGATCGAGCCGATCGATCTCGCGCTCCCAGTGATCGCGGCGCAGTGGCAGTCGCATCGGTGCTCCTCATCGTGACAGCGGAACTGTGACGCTAGAGCACGGACCGGCGACTTTCCACCACCTCGGACCGCTGGCGAGGGCGTCGACGCGATCAGGACGCGAGCGCCTCCGCGAGCAGCTCGATCGAGCGCACGCGCGCCGGCGCCTCGCCCGGCGCGACGCCCACGTGCTCGGAGACGATCGGGTGCAGCATGACCTCGTCGACACCGAGCTCCGTGGCCAGCTCCGTGAGGTGGGCGGCGACCGCAGCCGGGTCACCCACCCCGCCCTGGCGCAGCGATGACGCCACGAGGGGCTCGAGCTGCGGCGGCAGATC from Aeromicrobium sp. Sec7.5 harbors:
- a CDS encoding isochorismatase family protein, yielding MKAPASTALIVVDVQNDFCEGGSLAVAGGAQVASDVAALVESGAYATVVATRDHHIDPGSHFSETPDFVDSWPRHCVVGTPGAELHEPLRADHFAAVFLKGEYEAAYSGFEGRDSGGRLLADWLRDAGVTHVDVVGIATDHCVRATALDAAREGFGVRVIEGLTAAVTPENLIHVRQELADAGARVSPSR
- a CDS encoding oxygenase MpaB family protein, with protein sequence MRLPLRRDHWEREIDRLDPVQDRLRVTQILSMHEFPWDLQQALSFALFRTYAVPSIGRLLFDTGEFTTDTQRRHDDTVLILEGIIEHGPDSEVGRQSVRRMNQMHGSYDISNDDMRYVLATFVVMPVRWVDDYGYRALRPHEVEATVEYYSRIGALMGIKDLPGDYAGFSRLLDTYEAEHFTPDRKTRAVADATLELLISFYPKPLAPAVDAFARSLMDDHLLAAFGYRKPPAPVRWASRAALRLRGRLIARLPARREPTYARDLARVASYPNGHIVARLGTFPETMPSDDVLAERVSATG